One window of Gemmatimonadota bacterium genomic DNA carries:
- a CDS encoding SDR family NAD(P)-dependent oxidoreductase has protein sequence MRLADKTAIVTGAASGIGRGTAEMMAREGARVVAVDVNEVGLEQTVESIRREGWAATACVADVGRDDDAKRMIQCAVDTYGGLQALHNNAYWHAPGPLCDLAEADWDRTLDVCLKAIYLGCRHAIPVMKDSGGGAIVNTASVHSLVGFRDYAAYDAAKGGVIGITRSVAVDYGPEIRSNAVLPGAILTNAWDGLDESLRK, from the coding sequence ATGAGACTGGCAGACAAGACGGCGATCGTAACCGGCGCGGCATCGGGCATAGGGCGCGGCACCGCGGAGATGATGGCGCGGGAAGGCGCCCGGGTCGTCGCCGTGGACGTCAACGAAGTGGGGTTGGAACAGACGGTCGAATCGATCCGCCGGGAAGGTTGGGCGGCCACGGCCTGCGTCGCCGACGTGGGCCGGGACGATGACGCAAAACGCATGATCCAGTGCGCCGTCGACACCTACGGTGGACTCCAGGCCCTGCACAATAACGCCTACTGGCATGCGCCGGGTCCCCTGTGCGACCTGGCGGAAGCCGACTGGGACCGGACGCTGGACGTGTGCCTGAAAGCGATCTACCTGGGGTGCAGGCACGCCATTCCTGTCATGAAGGATTCGGGTGGCGGCGCGATCGTCAACACGGCGTCCGTACACAGCCTCGTCGGATTCCGGGACTACGCCGCCTACGACGCGGCCAAGGGCGGCGTCATCGGAATCACCCGTTCCGTCGCGGTGGACTACGGACCGGAAATCCGAAGCAATGCGGTGCTGCCCGGCGCCATACTGACGAATGCCTGGGATGGTCTCGACGAGTCGCTACGCAAATGA
- a CDS encoding SDR family oxidoreductase, giving the protein MKRLGLPEDIASAVVFLASEEASFITGASLVVDGGLTIVGDA; this is encoded by the coding sequence ATGAAGCGGTTGGGACTGCCGGAAGACATCGCCTCCGCGGTGGTGTTCCTCGCGTCCGAAGAGGCATCCTTCATTACAGGCGCCAGCCTCGTGGTCGACGGCGGTCTGACTATCGTTGGGGATGCTTAG